A window of Fusobacterium necrogenes genomic DNA:
TCACTTTTTACAGATTTTTTCCAATGCAGCAAGAAAAATTTTTTAATCTATGCTATTTTAATATAGAAAATATGGCTCTATTTAGCTTTCTATTTTTTTATTTGACTTATTACTCGCCTATACTCTTTAAAACCTCTAATTTCGCTCTATATTGATAATACGTCGCATTTTCAATCATAAAATATTACTTTTATTTTTTCTCTTGGGGTACGTTATATATAGATAGACGTTGTGTAGTTCTCTTCTCTCCTCTTCCTCGTGATACGTGCTTAGCTCATTGCTCTACTTTTCTCTTATAGCTCTTATAATTCCTTATTTCATAAAGTGTACGTTAAGAACCTAGAATTATTTCTATATAATTTTTATGTTAAGCAGCACTCTTGATGAAGAGAGAAGAAAAGGAAACCCCTATATTTCTTTTCTTACGTATTACCATATCTCTATAGATTTATATTAAGAATTTTTACAAAAAATAAAAAAGCAGGAGAGCCTGCCAGAGCTCCCCACATAAACATTAATAAACGTTTTTAGATAACATTAAAAATAAAGTTATCATAACTAGAAAAAATATAAGCTTTCTCACTTGTCCACCTCCTTTCTCGAAGTGTTAAGTTAAGAAAGAAGAGCAATTTAATTATATCATTGAAGTTTCTAAAAATCTATGCTATAATTAAATTAACTAGAAGAATATAAGTAAAAAAGAGCAAAAAGAGAGGTATGCCAGTATCTCTCTTTTTAATTTACCTTTTAAATAAAAAAGAGTGGAACTGCTCTGCTCCCCTTTATTTTTAAGAATGGAGAGAAGAGAAATTTTTCTCCTCTGCTCCTCTAGTTTTAAATTTCTTTAAGTTCTTTCTTATATTTGAAATATGTATTTCTATTTATTTTTAATATCTCTATAACCTCAATATCTTTAAGACTTCCCCCAAAACTCTTAGAAAGCTTTTTAATTTTTTCTTTCATTTCCTTAGCTTTTTTTGTTTCTATCTTTGAGCCTTCTTTTCTTCCTAATACAACTCCCTCAGCTTTTTTTATTCTTAGTGCTTCACTTGTCCTTACTCTCAAGTCTAATACTTCTTTTTCAGACTGTTGAAAAGCTTTCTCTATTTGCTCCTCTGCTATTACTCTCAATACTTCCTCAATGGCACTAAGTAAAATATCTGTTATTCTATTTCCTGTCTTTTGTATCTGTTGATTTTTAGCTCTATCATAAACCTCTGTATCTATGTATCTCTCTTTTAAAAATATAAGATTTATTCCCTTTTTATATAGCTCAAAATACTCTTGTACTCCCTCTTCTGCATTTCTACTCATTCTACTAACAGAATCAAATATTAATGTATCTCCACTTTTTAATTTTTTCTTTAAACTCTGATATACTTTTCTATCTGTTTCAGTACCCGTATAAACCTCTGTAAATATATCTATTTTAATATCATTTTCTTTTTCATACTTTTTCATATTATCAATTTGACGTTGTAAACTCTGGCGTTTAGTAGAAATTCTGCAATAACCATAAATCATTATTATCAACTCCTTAAAAATAGTACCATTTTAAACGTTCGTTTATTTTCTTACTATTAGTATATATCATATGTTTTAAGAAGTCAATAATTTTTAATACTTTTTTTAATACGTTTATTTTAATACTATTTTAAATGAAATTTAACTTTTAATATAAAATCTTTAAACCTAGCAAATAGACTTATAAATATTCTCACTTTATCAACTCCCATATTCTATAGATTTTTTCTAGCTCTGCTTTCGTTTCAAAATACTCTCTTTCTCCAATCTCTCCTCTATCATATAGTTTTAATAATTTTCTTAAATCTCTCTTATAACTCTTCATTCTAAATCACTCTCCTATTAATTAATCTCTATATACCATTCTACATTTTAGGTGTAAAATAGTTCTCACTATATATACTTAATTTTTGAGGTATTTTGTTACATATTTTTTAATTTTTTTTTAAATGGAGAAAA
This region includes:
- a CDS encoding recombinase family protein yields the protein MIYGYCRISTKRQSLQRQIDNMKKYEKENDIKIDIFTEVYTGTETDRKVYQSLKKKLKSGDTLIFDSVSRMSRNAEEGVQEYFELYKKGINLIFLKERYIDTEVYDRAKNQQIQKTGNRITDILLSAIEEVLRVIAEEQIEKAFQQSEKEVLDLRVRTSEALRIKKAEGVVLGRKEGSKIETKKAKEMKEKIKKLSKSFGGSLKDIEVIEILKINRNTYFKYKKELKEI